The Arthrobacter sp. D5-1 genome segment TCGGCCAGGGCATCCTGCGTGCGTCGAAGGACGTCCTCGCCGGTGGACGGGGTGTCGCCGAAGGACATAATGGCCAAAGTCTCAGCCGGGATAACAGGAGTCCCATCGGGGCCTGGGACCCATAGTGACTTTACTCCGTTGTCGATGAGCTTCTGCAGGTTCTGCGAGACGGGGAACCGGTCGCCGAACGCTGTGTGCAGGGACTCCTGCACATGCTGGGCGACCGGCAGGCCAACCATGGCAGCCAGGGTGAACGGCGACATCGGCAGCCCCATGGGACGCAGGGCGTTGTCAGCGACGTCGGCAGGTGTTCCTTCGTCGAACGCTGCGATGACTTCACCCATGAGGCGGAGCAGGATGCGGTTGACCACAAAGGCTGCGGCATCCTTGACCAGCACCGCAGTCTTCTTGAGACCCTTGGCGAGTTCGAAGGCGGTGGCCAGCACGGCGTCGTCCGTCTTGGGTGCCCGCACAATCTCCAGGAGGGGCATGACAGCCACCGGGTTGAAGAAGTGGAAGCCCACCAGGCGTTCCGGGTGCTTCAGGTCCTCGGCCATGGCAGTGACAGACAGCGAAGACGTGTTGGTGGCCAGGATGCATTCGGGAGAAACAATTGCTTCAACCTCCGCGAAGACCTGCTTCTTGATGTGGAGTTCTTCGAAAACGGCCTCGATGACGAAGTCGGCGTCGGCGAAGGCTTCCTTGGAGACGGAACCCGTAATGAGCGCCTTGGTCCTGTTGGCGGCGTCGGGCTTGATCCGCTTCTTGGCCAGCATCTTGTCCACTTCGGCATGGACGTAGGCAACGCCCTTGTCCACCCTCGCCTGATCGATGTCGGTCATCACTACAGGGACTTTCAGCTGCCGGGCGAACAGCAAGGCCAGCTGGCTTGCCATGAGCCCTGCGCCTACCACGCCGACCTTGGTGACCGGGCGGGCAAGCTTGCGGTCAGGGGCCCCTGCAGGACGCTTTGAGCGCTTCTGGACAAGGTCCAGGAAAGCGTACACAGTGGAGCGGAACTCGTCCGTTTGCATGAGCCCTGCGAGGGTCTCACACTCGAGCTCTGCCGATTCCGCCTGTGTCATGGTGCGGTTGGCTTCTATGACGTCCAGGACCTTTGCCGGGGCAGGGGAGGCATTGGAGGTCTTGGACTCCACAAAAGCCCGTCCAGCGGTAACTGCGGCTGCCCACCGCCCAGCGACTGCGTCGTCCGCGGCATCTACGGAGTTCTTCCGCTCAGGTGTGACGTCGCCTGAAATAACCTTTGCCGCCCATGCGAGCGACTGTTCCACGAAGTCGGCAGGCTCGAAGATGGCGTCGGCCACCCCCAGCTCGAATGCCTGCGGTCCGGTGAGTGTCCGGTTGTTGCTCAGGGGATTCTCGATCATCACCTTGACGGCGTTCTCGGGACCGATGAGGCGCGGCAGGATATAGACGCCACCCCACCCCGGCACGAGGCCGATGAACGCTTCGGGGAGGGCCAAGGCGCCGGCACCGGTGGAGACGGTCCGGTACGTCGACTGCAGGGCGATTTCGAGTCCGCCGCCCAGGGCAAGGCCGTTGATGAAGGCGAAGCTTGGCACGCCAAGATTTGCCAGGGTGCTGTAGACGGCGTGGCCAAGCTGTGCCATCCAGAGGCCGTGCTCGCGCTCCTTGAGCGTTTTGACGGCCGACAGGTCGGCGCCGGCCACCAGGAAGTACGGCTTGCCCGTGACACCGACACCCACGATGTCACCCCGTGAAGCACGTTCCTTGAGTTGGTCCAGGACGCCGCCCAGTTCAACCAGCGTGTTGGGGCCCAGCGTGGTGGGCTTGGAGTGGTCCAAGCCATTGTCCAGGGTGATCAGCGCGAAGGTTCCTGCGCCACCCGGCAGCTGAATGTCCTGCACGTAGGAGTGGGTGACCACTTCGTCAGGGAAGAGGGCGGCGAGCTTCTGGAATTCGGCGGCGCTCATGCGGCGGCTCCTTCGGTGGTGGCGGTCTCAGCGGTGGAGGAAGCGTAGTC includes the following:
- a CDS encoding 3-hydroxyacyl-CoA dehydrogenase NAD-binding domain-containing protein, yielding MSAAEFQKLAALFPDEVVTHSYVQDIQLPGGAGTFALITLDNGLDHSKPTTLGPNTLVELGGVLDQLKERASRGDIVGVGVTGKPYFLVAGADLSAVKTLKEREHGLWMAQLGHAVYSTLANLGVPSFAFINGLALGGGLEIALQSTYRTVSTGAGALALPEAFIGLVPGWGGVYILPRLIGPENAVKVMIENPLSNNRTLTGPQAFELGVADAIFEPADFVEQSLAWAAKVISGDVTPERKNSVDAADDAVAGRWAAAVTAGRAFVESKTSNASPAPAKVLDVIEANRTMTQAESAELECETLAGLMQTDEFRSTVYAFLDLVQKRSKRPAGAPDRKLARPVTKVGVVGAGLMASQLALLFARQLKVPVVMTDIDQARVDKGVAYVHAEVDKMLAKKRIKPDAANRTKALITGSVSKEAFADADFVIEAVFEELHIKKQVFAEVEAIVSPECILATNTSSLSVTAMAEDLKHPERLVGFHFFNPVAVMPLLEIVRAPKTDDAVLATAFELAKGLKKTAVLVKDAAAFVVNRILLRLMGEVIAAFDEGTPADVADNALRPMGLPMSPFTLAAMVGLPVAQHVQESLHTAFGDRFPVSQNLQKLIDNGVKSLWVPGPDGTPVIPAETLAIMSFGDTPSTGEDVLRRTQDALAEEIGLMLAEGVVSGPEDIDLCVIMGAGWPMFLGGITPYLDRVGASERVNGKRFLAPGVASAPA